Below is a genomic region from Henckelia pumila isolate YLH828 chromosome 3, ASM3356847v2, whole genome shotgun sequence.
atttctcgATTCAATCTAAACTTTTGTTTTTCCCACGCTGCTTACAACTTCCAATAAATACGGGAATAATAAATCCACTTGACAAATTGTTGGAAGATGAATACAACATCTTGTTTAAATTACATCATTCCGTAGACACACGTGTCACCATATGTTCAATAGAAGCTGATGGTGTTGACAAAATTAGCCACAATTTGAGCAAAGACaccaaatccaaaaaaaaaaaaaaaacaaagattgACGAAGAAAAGCATGGTTCAAACCCAATCAATCATCATAAAAGAGAAGAAGACAACTGCCTCTGCCAAAAACCGAACAAAGACAACAAAGGAAAAAATGAAGCAAATAGAGATCGAAGACAATGAGATATTAAGAGATTATACAAAAAGGAAAAGATCACACGATGCAATGATAACAAAGCTCTATTAAATAAGTATCTATttgttagagtagatgccctgCATGCCAACTGTTGGCTATGGGTTTTTGACTCACGTGTaataaacaatctttattttaatataattactcTTTAATTCAAttatgacatttactttatctgcaaacccatgcaagctgcatagataaagaccttgaatatactatagtaaataaatatgaggttgtacatgtgatgacaacatgaaacacatatttcaattactgtatattctaaattaagttcctagtcgattgagccgtccaaaataaggataaggatcgctcgagctcgagaatagaatctgtgatgatgtgtaccacgtttcattggtatgaacatagagatgttcaatcatacagattggtgctcatacgatgagttcactgaactaccctccctcggattttccaagtggttattattcatcgagtggataaatccatggttatggttgtacaccattagtccttatgacccaaGACAacactgtaacacccggtatttttaaatacgtaaatccgcatgcataattaggatatttaattatttaaattttagatttatgggttaaataattatgtgaattatttgtgcatgatttaatttatttttaagcatttaacccataattggtgatttttatgatttttagtattttaattaattgttttgatcgcgtagacgggaacgtggacggacgagataccaaaatatttttagccaaaaatattttatgagttttatgagcctcaaaataatattttaaggtgttttgtcaagaaaattatagtatttaattatatatttatttaggagtttatttttagccaaaataagtcattttaatgacttttattaatgtttaaaaatcccttaaatttatatttcgggatttatcttttatatcagattattttgtatttttaaaagtttaaaatcttatatttatgttatattatctacctaattattttatgttagttattatcctaGATTATTcctaattatcaaaatttaaaacaaaaacctaTCCTACTCTAACTCTATCAGCCGACACCTTCTCCTTCCACCCCATTCTCACGTTTTCAGCAGAAACCTTCAAGCTTCCATAGCCAACTTTCGAACGTTTTGTCAAGTTTTCGTCCaatcgtcgtcccggaaacgtcctacgcACTTAGCTCTTTATTtgcatcggtgaaaggcatgttttcttCCACTTTTTAAGACCATATCAGTGGGTATATGTGTGAGTGTGTATGCATCAGATTATGTACTGTCCTGTTCGATTTTTGTAAGAAACTTTGGATTTTGAATGAACTATTCACGTTTTTCTGCATGTGTTGGCTTGTTCATGATGCATACTCATGTTTTTAAGGAAGGGGCCGATCCAGGGCTGCTGGCCACGTCTAGGGTGatgtcttagggtccctaggattTAATGGCTTGCCTGGTTCGAGCCATGCATGGCCTTCAGAGAGGAGCTAGTTCAGAACAGGTCCTAGGGTGCGCAGGTTGAGCGATGTTGGGAGATTGGGTCGTTCTCGGTCCATAAGGCGTGTTTTAGACtgattccagttgggttagaaccacaAGACATAGGGGAAGGTAATCCAAGTTGtgctccggccagtggtggccggagctgggcggccGAACGGTCGGAAGTCCGGCGTCGCGCGCAGGACGCGAGCAGATTAAGGGATAGATGGTtttgcttcgttctccttcgttagggctcggattgggctggtttttagcttgttggaaacctcttgaagagggctaggggtaggtggtggtgctctggccaggggacggccggagcatggcggcagcagccccggaaagctgctgctcgcggctgAGGAGAAGGATAAGAGAGgggttcgggttctagggtttctagctggtccgggtcgggctgtgggttccgggtcgggtcagtgggtcatgggttatgttagttgggtccgggtccgggttaagtgagtcgggctcgggtatttttatttttaagttttaagtttaattaagtatttaatgggcctaattaaatcccaaaatttaattgggctccatttaattattttgagtcaaatttatttattttgggcttaattaatttaattaagtaagttcattaattttatgggccttgggggctcatggaaattattgggccagtctttgggcttttgggcccattgggccagaatagagtgttaatgggcttaaattaattatttgggcttagaattgtatttttgggcttaagtatgttattgggccattctcagtgttaatgggccagatttaagaaaaatgggcttgagtgttagggccagcagttcaggacaacccatgagaaaattgcatgtgtcctgattatatatttaattatttttatgcattaagttgttttaatatttatatgttagtaagaaattaaattaaatatatatgaaggacacacattttattcaagtacatgcattcatgaaataatattttatgcatgatttaatgtttaaggttgagcaagaaaatattttatgttggaagttgaagtagtgtgacaatttaagggggattcgtccccatatgattgaagggcagtttactgtcaatttaagaggtgattcgtcaccggccacgtacgttggtttccacgctgatcagtatttaatgtatgatttaaggttacactacggatacaaccatgcgatgttagaaaattaattgctcaacaatgttatgtattatgttatttaagtttatttaagttaagttatgttatgtaatttttaagcatgctcattcatgtatatgtatgtattagtatttaattgttttaaattattttaaacccttgttatgttagcatgttgggcctctaggctcactacactggtatggtgcaggtgagtacgttgaggaggatgttgtacccaccggaggcgaggatgtatgagcggacatgcagtgaccccgtgaccgtgatagatgtctgagtcacgtgcatgtttatttatgtcagcatgctacattttatattatttttcagtggttgggaattttgaatatttttatggaatattgttagtgcatgcaaattttaatcattttatttatgcagtatttttaattaaatatttgactcagatatttattttattttaaagaatgcatttttatttaagtgtttaattgtttatttatttatttatttattttaaaactttttattctgtgcatatatgtatgggcatatatgtacatattttatttagtaagtataaaaaaattccgcatatttatttattaattatagagatagggtcgtttcaaacactgaggctctacatgctaggattgtgctttgactcgtttaccgactccaagagggtcatcaggtggtgATATTGGGTAAAGTTAcgacacatgtaggagccagtgcattgtagttgggaattcaccgctcacctacgggtgtggatatcctatgtgatttTATGAGATAGTAGTGcatggaatctctggccagagtatgaAATGTACATTAGGGTAAAGTGGTcccctagttgcacatgcgatgccactatgtatCCTCTTAGATGTATCACATCGTTATCGAACTTCACatgcaaccctcgatgaaccaatggctgcagattcgatcgagatatatgagatgaagagaccgtactgtacgatAACCATAatcgattggttcttgcaggcactatcagtgatacctagggaataatGGGGCGATGctactagacgctcttaccatgattcgatgggtccaatcagaaatgaattctgacattcttatgatcaaggagttgatgcatagaatgGGGCTAATAAGGGTAAGCTCGTATAAAGGGCAATGTCCTgaatcacaaagagttgtgaacctatggctagctgtatccctgaaccattgagggtcacacaagcacTAGTTTTCCTATTCCCGTTGAggtaataaattcaaagagttgaatttataataaaaaaatttgattggatcaaatgataaacttataaatgagtttattagagcttatagaaattttgagagcatGACTGCTAAAAACAGTTAAGGGGGCGCACCTGCTTAATTTGAGTGAAAGAGTTCCAAAATTAGCAGCTGtcttatttatgatttattggTTTCGAAAATTCAAGTATGCATCATAATAACGATTGAGTTAAAATCGTCACATCGATGATATTGGATCATCGATCGGGGTTGTGATAATATTAATACAATGTATACATGATTCATGGGCTAGTAGGAGTACAAGCCCGTCATGATAAATTATTAAAGTAATggactttaataaattaatagtaTTCTAGTTGGACTATAATAAATCCCACTAGTTGTATTAATACATAGTATTAATTTGTTTAAGGAAATAATATTGATACCATAATATATAAATTGCACACAAAGGaaactataatatatatatcgagAATATCATCCCATGATTGGAATGATATTTTCTAAATCTtaattatgtatatatgtaataattaaagttgtttaatttaatttacatATATAGTTAAGATAtacttatttatatatatatatatatatatatattaatatggaTAGATTTTTTTCGAGACTCAATTCATTCTAGcaagcaattttcgaaattgctCTCTCCCTTGTGCTCTAAGGATTTCGGCCACCTTAATCAATAGGGATTTGAGTCGTCACTTCTTGTTCGCTCAATCGCAACgcaaattttttcttttctctctagtgagagttagaagaggaataGGCAAATTGGTCGTGGACTTGATTCGAAGATTGAAGAAGGAGATACTCCAGTTGATCGTTCGTAGGGAATTACAACAAGAGCTATATCCACTAATCCCGGGATAGTTGGTGTCAAGTGAAATATTCAATAAAGGTATAATTTCGTAAACATCCTATGAATGTCAATTAAACTATACGAGTGTTCAAGCATGTTTTGAATGTCAagaagaaaaattttaaacttccgctacgTCTTGGGCACGAAAACACGGTACTCCAACACTATTATCATTATTTATTGAATACCAATCAAACTATTTGTTTTACCTCATTTATTAACATGTGCATCGATTTAAATTCACAAACTTTAATTTATGTCTATCCTTGTTAAAATGCATTATTACAAGTCACTAACAAATCCCTTATATCaaacaaacatatatacatCAGTGACTAAATACTCTTATACTCATGCTATCGATAAATATATTTCACGTGCAACGCATTTGCCCTTTgctagtaatatatatatatatatatatatatatatatatataattgatacGCGCGATCAAATCAAACTCGTGAGAATAAATTCGTACATTAATTATATCTTGGCCTATTTTAACATATATTAGCCCTTAATTATAAGGTAGCATATATATGTTTGTAATTGTAGATTATTTTATCGTACATtcattgttatatatatatataggtcaTTAATaatgtataaatatgaatatatCAAACTAATTAAAACATGTAACCTAGAAATATACTTAAACTCCCAACACGCTAATAAAAATTGCAAAAAGAGAGAGGCAAAAAAACTAGTAGCGGTAACAGCTAGCTGGCTAGCAGTAGTATGAATCTTCAATCGCCCATGagaaatgcatgcttaattggAGGGCCATTCTTTTTGGATGTCAAAAGTGTAGTTGATCTCCAAATAGCATTTGTTATCATCATCAACGAACTGAAAACAAGGAGAAAAAACATTTAAGGGTCCGCCACCAAAAGGTCCAGAAAAATATGTATTAAGCACCTTAGTTCTTGCTGTATAAGACCCTCTGGCGAAGATTCCGGCCGGAGTCGTCTCTTCTGGCATTTCATGGATATAGGCCTCCGACTGAGGACTAAAGGTCCCCATCATCTGTTTCGAGCTGTAAACTGCGCACATAATATATATTAGCTTCTGATTAAACATATTTACACCAGCTATATATAGTTTTGAGTAAAACGACAAGCGGGTCGATTAAAATATCTTTAGAATTAACCTTTGATTCCAGTCTTCCACACGGTGTTAGTGTACTTCAAGCCACAGACGATGTCATTGCTGACTTTGACAGAAAACCTGAGGTGGTAACGACTCCCTTCTTTCAGCGTAAACCACAATCCTTTCGGGTTTCCATTCGTCGGTATCGAAAGCACGATATCAGGTCTACCCTCTGACACGATTGTGAGGCTCAAAATCTTTACATCTGGTTCTTCATTCTCTACAAAATCgcgattttaaacatgttttatACGTGACGAATCATGTATACCATGCCATTCAATTGTGCACGAatcgtgtatatatatgtgcAATATTTGACAAGTATTCTATTGTATGGTAtgaaaccttttttttttttttgttgcaaAAGTGCAaacataacttaattaaatggaaaCAATATGTTTGAAATGTTACAAAAACTAAGATATATAAAGTTAGAAAATCTTAATCTATTACAAGTTAATTGTGGGAAATTCTATACTCAAGTGTATTTTTCAGATGTTCACGCGAACATCACGCAAAACACACCAGATGTTGGCGCGAACATCTCACTTAAAAAAAACATGTAGATCCCATCAGTActtttgtatattttttaaCATGATGTTTGCGCGAACAATTGAAGAAATTGGGGTGATGAACACCGGATGTAGCATAGATGTGCCGTGAATTTCACTTCaacatatatacataaatttGCAAATTAGGAAAATGGTTAAAATAATACGTACCTTGAACAGCAACAGCATCCAAACCCCCTAGAAGTTGTTCTTTCCACCTTCTCAAGCTCTCATCATCCTAGATTTAGGTAAAGCTTACAAAACCGAAAGCGAATCGAAACCGTAAATCGAATAGATCATAAGTACATGATATAGAATGAACCTTGTCTTTCTCAAGGTGCTCTTTGATACTCCACTTGGGGCCTAAATGAAGCGCCAATTCTTCATCATCCTCGGTGGCATAGCAAGAAGCTTCACTAGCCTGCCTGCTGATCATCCCCGACTCCGAATCGGACGCCGTATCGAGATCATGCCCGGCATTACTGTTTCTCTCCGTCTCGCTCTCTGAATGATTATGATGATGATTCACACTCATTATTTCTCCTTTGTTTCCTTGAGATCCCAATCTCcccaaaaaaaacaaattcGAAATTTGAACTGCTGAAAAAAATTCAGGGCTTCATGTTCATGTCACCACACTTGCATGCATTGCAATGATTATTAATTTTGAGTTTGCATGAGTGATGAAAAATGGTGGTAAGGGGAGAAAGGGAGGTGGAACATTAATCCCGATGGAACAAGTCTTCAATTAATATGTGGTGATCCGATTAAATGTGCTTGAAATTAatgaaacaatatatatatttttttattttttttggggggTGAAAATGGATTTAATCACGGGTAACTTGTAAAGTTGTAATTAATGCTGATTTTGGAGAGAAATCCAAGGCAAGAATGGCGGAACTTCTACTAGTTTTTGAGAGATTTTGGTTCTTTGAATGGAAGTAGATCTTTTCCCGGtcatttgatattttttattaaggTGGTGTCAATAATAAACAAAATTGTTTGTGATACTGATCTCCATTCCAATCTAACATACCCTTTTACATATCAATTTTGAGTGACGGATTTTCTACCCGACCAACTCATAATATTTTGATCCGACCAACTCATGAAAAAATATCgtgtttatataaaaatatcatttttttactACACATGTGGATCGGACGGATTTTTTACCGGACCAACTCATAATATTCCGATCCGACCAACTCATGAAAAAATATCGTGTTATATAAGAATATCTTTTTTTTACTACACATGTTGATCGGTCGACGTGTGAGCCGTTTCACAAAAAAACATATTTCCTGTTATTTgtaaatatgtatattttggGTATTTTGAGATGTgtgtttataaataaaatactagCTAGTAATAGTGTCACTAtgtttgattgaataaataaaattggtttatcaaaaCGTAAGCGAAAATCATTTCCTCTCGAAAACAATTACAAATCTGATAAAAAAACGAAAACAGTTACAAATTTGATCAAaacatattatataaaatttattatatttttttaatgtgtTAATTAGTAGTGTATATTTCTTGAAAAGTAAGATTTAATGAAATTTGACACAAGCACCCTTACATATGATTTTCAATATAGATTGAACCCCTTGCACTTTTCCATACTTCGATTTAAAATTCCATTTTGATGTCAATCTTTCAAGTTTCAAGTTCGATAATTTGTATATATACAAAAATGTCGTAATATTCTAGTAGGAGATAGCTGAACTAATTCaagatttattgaaaaaattttaatttacaatAACGAGGCAACGTAAGTGTAACATTGAACTACAATGTCTACATAATTAAACATTTAACCACAAAATATTGAGGTCAGCATGCGGACTGACTGCTTCGAGGCCCCCCAAATATTGGTCTCATGTAAGTATCATCAAATCTCCGCCAGAATGAATGAATGGTGTAAACAGGCCTTTCTATTAGCATGGACAAACTTTCTTTAGCTCGGAGAAGATTCGAGCTCGCGGATTCTCCGGTCGAGAGCAGAGGAAGCATCATATCCTCCTTGTTTACGCTCGATTCGCGATCGATGTTCGCACTATGTGGAACTAGATAACTTACAAGTGGTCTTGTTAAAAAGCCAAATACCtgcataaaattttttaaaaaaaatgttcaaATTGTACAGAGAAATGGTAGAGGGTTGGTAACACTTGAGGTTTCAAGAATCTGGACTCACAATTGTGCTAAAGAGCACAATGATGATCGTTGTGGTGACCAATGTGGCGTGGGCGGGATCCAGCGTCACGCCCATCTGCGTAAACTGCATTTTCGACATCACGAGGTATATGAGACATTTTCAAGTTGAATAACACCCACCCGCGAGTTAAGGTTCTACAGTGGATGCAAGCAAGAAAACAGGAATTCTCTCGGTACCGATTTACCTGTTTGAAGGCCAGAGCAATGGAGACTGCTCCTCTCATTAGGCCAGCCCACCAAATTATTATCTAGTAGAAGGACGGACAGTTAGCAAGTAGTACGGCTTAAAGGAGCAGCGGAGAATTACGTCCTCCGATTCTGAAGAAGGAATTTCAGAAAAGAAAGTTGTCTCGAGAAGAACTAGTCTATATAGATAATCTCGGAATCTCAGAAAGGAAAGTTATTTCAAGAAGAACTAGTCTATATAGATAATTTTAATTCTGCCGTGGTACTTAATGTTGATGACAATCTTCTCCCCAATACTTGAGCAATTCGAATGTGCTAACCTGGTGCTTAAATTGCAAAGATGACGATCCTGTAGGAGATCGGTTCAGACAATTTGATACCGCGGCAAGAGGAAACACAAAAGCAGCACGTCCAAGCATTATCATGAGCATGACGCTACTGTACATACCAATCGAGTTCCAAACACTGTAAAGAATATAGTAGAAACAAACAATTCAGTTCATTTCAGCAAAAAGTCAGTTCCATCAAGTATAGATGGAGAAGTGATTGCCGAAATCGGTGGCTCGTTTAAATGATTTTTCGAAATAAAGAATAGCAGCAGTTATACATTTTTTAATATGATATTTAATAAACATACTTATTTTAAAATACAAGCTGAAGAAAAATAACTAAAAGATGTCATCCGCCgtttttaaatttatagaaGACTGAGAAATAGTCGATATTACATGTAAAATGGCTTTTTCTCAATAAAAGGGCAACTGTACTATCAGGTTACTCGGTGAGCAACTAGTTATGCACCAACAATAatgtagtgtttgggagagcttttaggaagcacttctcaacttttacttaaaaaaattgGGAAGCACTTCTCAACTAATCACATCAAGCTCTGGACTATGGGATTCCTCTTGTGATAAGAATTATACCTCAATTTGTTCATTTTCCATTTCTCAATATCCAGGGCATCAGTTCCCACATATAGAAATATGAATGCTTCTGCGATAAAGGACATCATTGCAAAAACATGCCTGCAAACGAGTGTAATATGAAGACCAAGATATCGATTGCTAAAGTGAATCTATCGTAACAATTTTAGCTATGTTACATTTATGCTTACTTGGTGGTGATCCTTGAACTGTCGGTCACATTATGCCATGCATAATGTGACATAAATATCCCGGAGAAGAAGACAGTTAAGATGCCACTTAGACTTAACAGCTGtgagaggaaaaaaaaaatcaaatcacgTGCCTCTTCAACGGTATTCGTATCCTAGTAAAATAATGCCAACTCGAACGTTGAGAAAGAGGAAAAAAATTAAACGAGAATGTGAAATCTTCTTGACCCAATAAATCGTAGAAACTTGAAAATATTTGCAATGAACATTAGTTTTATTATGATTCATTAATTTGTAAAGTGTGCGTTGGATGAAAAGTAACaaactttttttatatatattcagATTCCTGTAGTTGATGCCTCAATATGCCTGTTAGATTCAAGCACCCGAAGatgaaaagagagaaaaatCACAGTTACCATTTGATGGGATACAAGCGTAAGGGACAGTTGCAGATGAACAACTGTGAAAGTTCAAGTTCATTACAAACCCAAATATCCTAAAGAAAATAGATGTTTGATCGAAGCCTCGACTGCACTATCAATCTAGTTTTGCCTACCGTAGATGCAAAGGgacgaaaataaataaaacatatatataagtaAAAGGTGGACACATGTTCATTTACTTACCTCTGCCAACATGTATGAAAGATATGCTATTAGAACCATCAGAGAAATTTCTCGAATAGATGAATGGCTGCGGACAAAAATAAACATCACTCAATCAAAGGCATCTTTTCGAACTCCACTTTGTATATCAAAGCTTCTTACCCAACGCAATCTAGTAGCATCGTGCTAGACCAAAAGAAATGAGTGAAAGCTTTTTACCTGCCAAAATACAAGCCCTTGAGAACAATTGCAGTCAAAAGCCCAGCCTGAAAGAATATAAGAAAAACTGAGCTTGTGTGTTATCTAGATGGAAAAAGGCCGCTAATTTGGAAAGAGTAAACAGAGAAAGGAACTTTATAATCAACCCGCGCAGTTTCATTAAATCCCGACAATAACTTAAGATTCTAAAACTCACAGCAACTCCCAGAGCAGTGCTTGTTGAGAACAAATACAGGAAGTCCACGAAAACTTGGAGCACGGTCCATATGTCAATTCTACTGATGTCAAGCTTTTGAATTGCATTGAATAGAACAACTGAAGTTGCATCATTTACCACCCCTTCTCCAAAAATCAGGCTGTACAACAAGGGAGTCTCCTCTTGATGTAGAAACTGAAACAGGATGCCACATATCATCTCTAGAACTTAAACAAGAAACCTGGCTATCTTTTTTGGGAATGTTTGCTAACTAACCTGAAGCGTGCATACAGTGTCCGTCGAAGAAAAAATTGTTCCGATTGCTAGTTTTAGAAACCAGTTAGATACCATGTTAGTTAAAGGCGGTAAGGTAAAACATGGCAAGGTAAGAGAATATATCATTTAATCACAGTATTCGGGACCAACCAAGATAGTCACGTGGTTTCAAGTCCAAATCGAACTTGGGAAATAGGAGATAGCTGCCTATATCAatcaaaaaacacaaaaaaaaaaaaagaaactcaTGAAATTCCCCAAAAAACCAAAACCAAGGGATATAGATGGACTGGCACGAGAAATTACCAGCTATGATGATAAAAGACGATATGAAAACTCCAATTACTCCGAACAACATTATGGTAAAGAAGTTGTGGAAGAACTGTTTCTTCTTGACCTGAAATCT
It encodes:
- the LOC140892614 gene encoding rho GDP-dissociation inhibitor 1-like; translated protein: MSVNHHHNHSESETERNSNAGHDLDTASDSESGMISRQASEASCYATEDDEELALHLGPKWSIKEHLEKDKDDESLRRWKEQLLGGLDAVAVQENEEPDVKILSLTIVSEGRPDIVLSIPTNGNPKGLWFTLKEGSRYHLRFSVKVSNDIVCGLKYTNTVWKTGIKVYSSKQMMGTFSPQSEAYIHEMPEETTPAGIFARGSYTARTKFVDDDNKCYLEINYTFDIQKEWPSN
- the LOC140887374 gene encoding sodium/hydrogen exchanger 4 — its product is MEALWENLSGTHQQVVPITVFVAVLCFCLVIGHLLEENRWVNESITALIIGCVTGTIILLISKGKSSHILRFDEELFFIYLLPPIIFNAGFQVKKKQFFHNFFTIMLFGVIGVFISSFIIIAGSYLLFPKFDLDLKPRDYLAIGTIFSSTDTVCTLQFLHQEETPLLYSLIFGEGVVNDATSVVLFNAIQKLDISRIDIWTVLQVFVDFLYLFSTSTALGVAAGLLTAIVLKGLYFGSHSSIREISLMVLIAYLSYMLAELLSLSGILTVFFSGIFMSHYAWHNVTDSSRITTKHVFAMMSFIAEAFIFLYVGTDALDIEKWKMNKLSVWNSIGMYSSVMLMIMLGRAAFVFPLAAVSNCLNRSPTGSSSLQFKHQIIIWWAGLMRGAVSIALAFKQFTQMGVTLDPAHATLVTTTIIIVLFSTIVFGFLTRPLVSYLVPHSANIDRESSVNKEDMMLPLLSTGESASSNLLRAKESLSMLIERPVYTIHSFWRRFDDTYMRPIFGGPRSSQSAC